The Bombus affinis isolate iyBomAffi1 chromosome 17, iyBomAffi1.2, whole genome shotgun sequence genome includes a region encoding these proteins:
- the LOC126926267 gene encoding fatty acyl-CoA reductase 1-like isoform X2, translating to MDTINKETNKNGTDEGLNKTNSLEEFYAGSGILVTGGTGFIGVGLLEKLIRVCPRIAAIFVLIRPKSNETIEQRFKKIIDGPIYDDIKAKHPSALSRVYPMKGDVSLPDLGLSREDRNLLLEKVNIVFHVAATVKFNEPLHVAVNVNTKGTLRVIDLWNELKHPISFVYVSTAYSNANLYEIGEKVYTTSLKPSEVIDMCDKFDKTSINEIEKKILKTYPNTYTFSKNLAEQIVASKCKDLPVAIVRPSVVGVSLKEPCPGWIQGTSALTGVFLLVSRGCTTVVRGRSDTRLDLVPLDFVVDTIICVAWHVTLHRDREVKVYNCTSNACPLKWGPMTDAMVKCSIEMPLNDTLWYPSCSVVANGYIYKVRSVIPHILRAFVIDVFLRLRGSKPIMMKLLRNGNKLFTFIGHFFLHEWTFERDNCTDLAEKVKMLHDSDMVKLDLQDMNLEKYIAIYLMGIRKFILKQDFKPTARQRLTRLYWIHQITKIFVQCICERSYITFKCMFKDDFYIKILRQVFT from the exons ATGGATAcaataaataaagaaacgaataaaaacGGGACCGATGAAGGATTGAATAAGACGAATTCGCTCGAGGAATTCTACGCTGGTAGTGGGATCCTTGTGACTGGAGGAACCGGATTCATAGGAGTCGGTCTACTGGAAAAACTGATACGCGTGTGTCCACGCATCGCTGCTATTTTTGTACTAATTCGTCCAAAATCTAACGAAACGATAGAACAACGATTTAAGAAGATCATAGATGGTCCC ATCTACGACGACATCAAAGCAAAACACCCCTCAGCTTTGAGCAGAGTTTATCCCATGAAAGGTGACGTGAGTCTGCCGGATTTAGGTCTTTCGCGAGAAGATAGAAACCTGCTGTTAGAAAAAGTAAACATAGTGTTTCACGTCGCGGCCACTGTGAAATTCAACGAGCCGTTGCACGTGGCTGTTAATGTGAATACGAAGGGTACTCTTCGTGTCATCGATCTTTGGAACGAACTAAAGCATCCCATTAGCTTCGTCTATGTTAGCACAGCTTATAGTAATGCGAATCTATATGAGATTGGGGAAAAAGTTTATAC CACGAGCTTGAAACCTTCGGAAGTAATAGATATGTGTGACAAATTCGACAAAACGTCGATcaacgaaatagaaaaaaagattttaaaaactTATCCAAACACATACACATTCAGTAAGAATTTAGCAGAGCAGATTGTAGCAAGTAAGTGCAAAGATCTACCAGTCGCGATAGTCCGGCCAAGCGTAGTTGGTGTCTCTTTAAAAGAACCATGTCCTGGTTGGATACAGGGTACTTCTGCACTTACAG GTGTCTTCCTACTTGTGAGCAGAGGATGTACAACAGTAGTACGGGGCAGGAGCGATACAAGATTAGATTTAGTGCCTCTTGATTTCGTAGTTGATACGATAATTTGTGTTGCATGGCATGTCACGCTACATCGTGATCGTGAAGTTAAAGTTTACAACTGCACGAGTAACGCATGTCCTTTGAA GTGGGGTCCGATGACAGATGCTATGGTAAAATGTAGCATAGAAATGCCACTGAACGATACGCTATGGTATCCAAGTTGTTCAGTCGTAGCTAATGGATACATTTACAAGGTTCGGAGTGTAATTCCGCATATTTTGCGTGCGTTCGTCATAGATGTCTTTTTAAGACTCCGAGGTAGTAAACCAAT AATGATGAAGCTTCTCAGAAATGGCAATAAGCTGTTCACATTCATAGGACATTTCTTCTTGCACGAATGGACTTTCGAAAGAGATAACTGTACCGACTTGGCGGAGAAGGTGAAAATGTTACACGACAGCGATATGGTCAAACTAGATTTACAGGATATGAATTTAGAGAAGTATATTGCAATTTACCTGATGGGAATTAGGAAATTTATCCTAAAACAAGACTTTAAGCCAACAGCCCGACAACGGTTAACAAG GTTGTACTGGATACATCAGATCACCAAAATATTCg TACAATGCATCTGCGAACGTTCATACATCACCTTTAAGTGTATGTTTAAAGATGATTTCTACATAAAAATCCTGCGGCAGGTCTTTACGTAA
- the LOC126926267 gene encoding fatty acyl-CoA reductase 1-like isoform X3 has translation MKGDVSLPDLGLSREDRNLLLEKVNIVFHVAATVKFNEPLHVAVNVNTKGTLRVIDLWNELKHPISFVYVSTAYSNANLYEIGEKVYTTSLKPSEVIDMCDKFDKTSINEIEKKILKTYPNTYTFSKNLAEQIVASKCKDLPVAIVRPSVVGVSLKEPCPGWIQGTSALTGVFLLVSRGCTTVVRGRSDTRLDLVPLDFVVDTIICVAWHVTLHRDREVKVYNCTSNACPLKWGPMTDAMVKCSIEMPLNDTLWYPSCSVVANGYIYKVRSVIPHILRAFVIDVFLRLRGSKPIMMKLLRNGNKLFTFIGHFFLHEWTFERDNCTDLAEKVKMLHDSDMVKLDLQDMNLEKYIAIYLMGIRKFILKQDFKPTARQRLTRLYWIHQITKIFVQCICERSYITFKCMFKDDFYIKILRQVFT, from the exons ATGAAAGGTGACGTGAGTCTGCCGGATTTAGGTCTTTCGCGAGAAGATAGAAACCTGCTGTTAGAAAAAGTAAACATAGTGTTTCACGTCGCGGCCACTGTGAAATTCAACGAGCCGTTGCACGTGGCTGTTAATGTGAATACGAAGGGTACTCTTCGTGTCATCGATCTTTGGAACGAACTAAAGCATCCCATTAGCTTCGTCTATGTTAGCACAGCTTATAGTAATGCGAATCTATATGAGATTGGGGAAAAAGTTTATAC CACGAGCTTGAAACCTTCGGAAGTAATAGATATGTGTGACAAATTCGACAAAACGTCGATcaacgaaatagaaaaaaagattttaaaaactTATCCAAACACATACACATTCAGTAAGAATTTAGCAGAGCAGATTGTAGCAAGTAAGTGCAAAGATCTACCAGTCGCGATAGTCCGGCCAAGCGTAGTTGGTGTCTCTTTAAAAGAACCATGTCCTGGTTGGATACAGGGTACTTCTGCACTTACAG GTGTCTTCCTACTTGTGAGCAGAGGATGTACAACAGTAGTACGGGGCAGGAGCGATACAAGATTAGATTTAGTGCCTCTTGATTTCGTAGTTGATACGATAATTTGTGTTGCATGGCATGTCACGCTACATCGTGATCGTGAAGTTAAAGTTTACAACTGCACGAGTAACGCATGTCCTTTGAA GTGGGGTCCGATGACAGATGCTATGGTAAAATGTAGCATAGAAATGCCACTGAACGATACGCTATGGTATCCAAGTTGTTCAGTCGTAGCTAATGGATACATTTACAAGGTTCGGAGTGTAATTCCGCATATTTTGCGTGCGTTCGTCATAGATGTCTTTTTAAGACTCCGAGGTAGTAAACCAAT AATGATGAAGCTTCTCAGAAATGGCAATAAGCTGTTCACATTCATAGGACATTTCTTCTTGCACGAATGGACTTTCGAAAGAGATAACTGTACCGACTTGGCGGAGAAGGTGAAAATGTTACACGACAGCGATATGGTCAAACTAGATTTACAGGATATGAATTTAGAGAAGTATATTGCAATTTACCTGATGGGAATTAGGAAATTTATCCTAAAACAAGACTTTAAGCCAACAGCCCGACAACGGTTAACAAG GTTGTACTGGATACATCAGATCACCAAAATATTCg TACAATGCATCTGCGAACGTTCATACATCACCTTTAAGTGTATGTTTAAAGATGATTTCTACATAAAAATCCTGCGGCAGGTCTTTACGTAA